The Candidatus Amarolinea dominans genomic interval GGGTCTCCCAGGCATTAGCCAGTGTCGTGACCGCCTCGGTTTCGCAGCTCCTGGTCGGGTCGGCCGCGTCTTCCACCTTCAGCCGGATCGGGATGCCCGCGGCCGGCGCCCAGACGCGCATCGTCATGGTCGTGGCCGTCGCCGAAAACGGGATTTGAGGCACCGAGAAGTTCGGCCCGGTCGAGATCGTGGTGCCGGCCCACAGCTCGGCAGCCAGCGTCTTGATGATCTTCGCTACCTTGTTGGCGCCGCCCGCGGGATCGAGGACCACGCTCGAACTGGTGCCGCCGAAGTCTGTCAGCGTGTAGGTGATCGCCGGGTCATCGAACGTGATGGGCGACCAGCTGGCCGGTGGAGGCGTCGGCGTGGGCGTTGGCGTCGGCGTCGTGGGTGTTGACGCCGCGAAGGTCAGATCGTCGAAGTAGTAGGTCGTGTCAGCGCCGATCTGGGCGCCGGTCAAGCCGAAGTTGGGGAACACCGATACCTTGTTGTAGGTGTACGCCAGGTTCAGGGCCGCTGTGCCGGGGGCCTGGTTGGCAAAGTTGAAGGTCAGGGTCTCCCAGGCATTGGCCACCGTGGTGACCGCCTCGGTTTCGCAGCTCTTCGTCGGGTCGGCCGCGTCTTCCACCTTCAGCCGGATCGGGATGCCCGCGGCCGGCGCCCAGACGCGCATCGTCATGGTCGTGGCCGTCGCCGAGAACGGGATTTGAGGCACCGAGAAGTTCGGCCCGGTCGAGATCGTGGTGCCGGCCCACAGCTCGGCAGCCAGCGTCTTGATGATCTTCGCTACCTTGTTGGCGCCGCCCGCGGGATCGAGGACCACGCTCGAACTGGTGCCGCCGAAGTCCGTCAGCGTGTAGGTGATCGCCGGGTCATCGAACGTGATGGGCGACCAGCTGGCCGGTGGAGGCGTCGGCGTGGGCGTCGGCGTCGTGGGTGTTGACGCCGCGAAGGTCAGATCGTCGAAGTAGTAGGTCGTGTCAGCGCCGATCTGGGCGCCGGTCAAACCGAAGTTGGGGAACACCGATACCTTGTTGTAGGTGTACGCCAGGTTCAGGGCCGCTGTACCGGGGGCTTGGTTGGCGAAGTTGAAAGTCAGGGTCTCCCAGGCATTAGCCACCGTGGTGATCGCCTCGGTTTCGCAGCTCTTCGTCGGGTCGGCCGCGTCTTCCACCTTCAGCCGGATCGGGATGCCGGCGGCCGGCGCCCAGACGCGCATCGTCATGGTCGTGGCCGTCGCCGAAAACGGAATTTGAGGCACCGAGAAGTTCGGCCCGGTCGAGATCGTGGTGCCGGCCCACAACTCGGCAGCCAGCGTCTTGATGATCTTCGCTACATTATTGGCGCCGCCCGCGGGATCGAGGACCACGCTCGAACTGGTGCCGCCGAAGTCCGTCAGCGTGTAGGTGATCGCCGGGTCATCGAACGTGATGGGCGACCAGCTGGCCGGTGGAGGCGTCGGCGTCGGCGTCGTGGGTGTTGACGCCGCGAAGGTCAGGTCGTCGAAGTAGTAGGTCGTGTCAGCGCCGATCTGGGCGCCGGTCAAGCCGAAGTTGGGAAACACCGATACCTTGTTGTAGGTGTACGCCAGGTTCAGGGCCGCTGTGCCGGGGGCCTGGTTGGCGAAGTTGAAGGTCAGGGTCTCCCAGGCATTGGCCACCGTGGTGACCGCCTCGGTTTCGCAGCTCTTGGTCGGGTCGGCCGCGTCTTCCACCTTCAGCCGGATCGGGATGCCCGCGGCCGGCGCCCAGACGCGCATCGTCATGATCGTATCCGTTGCCGAGAACGGGATTTGAGGCACCGAGAAGTTCGGCCCGGTCGAGATCGTGGTGCCGGCCCACAACTCGGCAGCCAGCGTCTTGATGATCTTCGCTACCTTGTTGGCGCCGCCCGCGGGATCGAGGACCACGCTCGAACTGGTGCCGCCGAAGTCCGTGAGTGTGTAGGTGATCGCCGGGTCATCGAACGTGATGGGCGACCAGCTGACCGAGGCTGGCTGTCCTGCGGCAGCTGTCGGGGCAGCGAATGACGAATGCATTGCGAATTGCGACACAATGCCTGCGATGAGCAAAACAACAATGAGCCATCTTTGATTTTTCATTTTCGGTTCCCATTTTCAAACGTAACGACGGGGTTTATGGGGTCGAAGCCTGGAATACGCGTACGTAGTCCACTTGCAACTGCGCGGGGAAGGCGGTGTCGAGACCGATGACGCCACCCAGGGTGCCGCCCACGGCCAGGTTGAGGATGATGAAGAAGGGCTGGTCGAAGACCCATTCCCGGTCGCCGACATCGGCGCGAGTGAGCGTGTAATACTTAGCGCCATCGTAGAACCAATCAATCTGGTCGGCCTGCCACTCGATGGCGAAGGTGTGGAAGTCGTCGGCGATGTTGTATTTTTGGCGGTTCCACTGGCTCATCCCCAAGGCGCCGGAGTAGCCCGGCCCATGTGCGGTGCCAATGACCAGGTCAGGCTCGCGGCCGACGTACTCCATGATGTCAATCTCGCCGCAATCGGGCCAGTTCGAGCCGGTGAAATTTGCGCCCAGCATCCAGAACGCCGGCCACAGCCCCGCGCCGCTGGGCACCTTGATGCGCGCCTCGATCCGGCCATACTGGAATTCCTGCAGCCCCTGGGTTTTCAGCCGCGCTGAGGTGTAGTAGGAGCCTTCGTATTTCTCCTGCCGGGCTTCGATCAACAGCAGCCCGTCATCGAGGCGGGCGTTTTCCGGCCGGGCGCTGTAGAACTCCGCCTCGCCGTTGCCC includes:
- a CDS encoding glycoside hydrolase family 16 protein is translated as MMRTTHILRPLLLATALAVILTACGGSPPIAAPPGMALIWHDEFEGNAIDKANWTYDLGGGGWGNGEAEFYSARPENARLDDGLLLIEARQEKYEGSYYTSARLKTQGLQEFQYGRIEARIKVPSGAGLWPAFWMLGANFTGSNWPDCGEIDIMEYVGREPDLVIGTAHGPGYSGALGMSQWNRQKYNIADDFHTFAIEWQADQIDWFYDGAKYYTLTRADVGDREWVFDQPFFIILNLAVGGTLGGVIGLDTAFPAQLQVDYVRVFQASTP